One Odocoileus virginianus isolate 20LAN1187 ecotype Illinois chromosome 6, Ovbor_1.2, whole genome shotgun sequence DNA segment encodes these proteins:
- the THTPA gene encoding thiamine-triphosphatase isoform X2 — MAQGLIEVERKFVPGPGTEERLQELGGTLEHRVTFRDSYYDTPELSLMRTDYWLRQREGSGWELKCPGAASVSGPHTEYTELTAEPSIVVQLCEVLGAGAPGAGAPGAGGVAAVLGPLGLQLVASFVTKRSAWKVVLSGADGEERLLRVDLDTADFGYAVGEVEALVHKETEVPAALEKIHHLSSLLGVLAQERAPAKLIVYLQRFRPQDYQRLLEVYGSKVKP; from the exons ATGGCCCAGGGCCTGATTGAAGTGGAGCGAAAGTTCGTTCCGGGGCCCGGCACAGAGGAGCGGCTGCAGGAGTTGGGGGGTACCCTGGAACATCGAGTCACTTTCCGAGACAGCTACTATGACACCCCTGAGCTGAGCCTCATgcgaactgattactggctgcgACAGCGAGAAGGCAGTGGATGGGAGCTCAAGTGTCCCGGAGCGGCAAGTGTCTCAGGACCCCACACTGAGTACACGGAACTCACAGCTGAGCCTTCAATTGTGGTCCAGCTCTGTgaggtgctgggggctggggccccGGGGGCTGGGGCCCCGGGGGCTGGGGGCGTGGCTGCTGTGCTGGGCCCCCTGGGGCTGCAGTTGGTAGCTAGTTTTGTGACGAAGCGCAGTGCCTGGAAAGTGGTGCTGTCCGGAGCCGACGGAGAGGAGCGGCTGCTCAGGGTGGACCTGGATACAGCTGACTTTGGCTACGCTGTGGGTGAGGTAGAGGCACTGGTGCACAAGGAGACTGAAGTCCCAGCTGCCCTGGAGAAGATCCACCACCTCAGCAGCCTGCTTG GTGTGCTGGCCCAGGAGAGGGCACCTGCCAAGCTGATTGTGTACCTGCAGCGCTTCCGGCCCCAGGACTATCAGCGCCTGCTAGAAGTGTACGGGTCCAAAGTGAAGCCTTAG